Below is a window of Rhizobium jaguaris DNA.
CTTCGGCTATCGACGCATTCATGTGCTGCTCAGACGCGAGGGGCACCTTGTGAACCACAAGAAGCTCTTCCGGCTCTATCGGGAGGAGAAGTTGACCGTGCGCAAGCGTGGTGGCCGCAAGCGAGCGATCGGCACACGAGCACCGATGCTGATACCAGTAACCGCCAATGAACGTTGGTCGCTGGACTTCGTGTCGGATCAACTCACCGATGGTCGCAGGTTCCGGGTTCTGACGGTCGTCGATGATTGCACCAGAGAATGCCTGGGTCTCATCGCCGATACATCGCTTTCCGGCCTGCGTGTTGCTCGTGAGCTGGACCGGATCATCGAGGGGCGTGGCAAGCCGAAGATGATCGTCAGTGATAACGGCAGCGAGTTCACAAGCAATGCGATCCTGCAATGGACGGACAAGACGAAGATAGATTGGCACTATATCGCGCCAGGCAAGCCGATCCAGAACGCCTTCATCGAAAGCTTCAATGGACGGCTGCGAGACGAGTTCCTGAACGAAACACTGTTCTCGTCACTGACCCATGCTCGTTCAGCGCTTTCAAACTGGCGCAGCGATTATAACGATAACCGCCCGCACTCTGGACTCGGCTGGAGGACACCTGCCGAGTTCGCTCAGACCATCAACCCGCGACGTGATGCGGTGCTGCGCAGCCGAAATGGCTCCGCACCGCAACCCGCCGCTACCGCCCCGAATACAGCAACCCAAAACCACTGGAGCGAACTCAAAACTGGATAAAACTTGGGGGCAAGGTCAGCGTATCTAGCTGACCGGCTGCTTGGGATAGTGTTGGATGACCCAAAAATCATGCTTGCTCTGATTGGCAAAGCCGGTCTTGTGGAGAAATTCAGTCTTTTCCAAATAGCCAAAGACCCTGATCTAGTGAAAAATACGGTCAAAGCACACCTCCAACATGTGACGTATCACGATGTCGAAAAGGTCGAAAAGCTTTATGGGGCAGCGTTTAAGTCCGGTTTATACGACGAGGACACTCGCGCATATTTTCTTGAGAAAGCTGAAATCCGCCATCATTTTGTACATCGCAATGGTCGAGACAAAGAGGGGAATTTTGTACCCATCTCCATTACCGAGGTAATCGCCTTCGGGCAAATGGTGGTTCAGTTGATCGAAGTGTGCGAAGAAAAGTATCGGAAATACAGGGAAGATCGTTATCCAAGCGGACTGATGCCTGTTGAGTAAGATGCTAATCTGCACGCAAGTCAGACGAAATTCCCACGCCCGGAATTATTGGATAAAAGGCAATAAAAAAGCAGCGCTCCCCAACCAATGATCGTAAAGCCGAATATCAGATTGAGGAAGAATATTCCGAATTTATTCGGAAGGCTTCGGCAGCACGAAACAATAAATGGCAGGAAATAGGCGGCAATTGCAACAACAACTATTCCACCGAAACTAAGAGGCATGGAGGGACTCCCTAACGTCCTTCGAAATTTCCTTAAAGAGACGGGAAATTCTTGGAGACTCTCCGTTATAGAGAGTGCCCAATAGCTCTTTTTCCATCATTACTTCAGCAGAAGTGAGATGGTTTTTGATTAGTATCTCGCTGGCCTGTGAAATCGGAAGCTTTCCAATTGTTGTTCTCCCATCCAAAATTTTCGCTGCCACGTTAAGTTCATAATAAACATTCTGGTTTGTGAACAGTATAAAATTGTCTTTCCTAGTTTTTATGAGTATTTCAGGAACCTCATCGGCAGCAAATTCGTATTTAGCCCGAGACATAATGAAACTCAACGTAGAAACGTCAATTTCTTGAGACGATCCCTTTGAAAAAATCATCGGATGGTATCGTTTTTTCTTGAAAATGAGAACAAGAATACCTCCGATGAAGCCGGTAAATACAGTTAATATAACAAATCGCATAAAACCGAAATATTTCTCCGAGAGAGTGTCGGCGTACTGGCCGGTCAATACACGTTTCTTCGTTTCAGTCGATATCAAACGTTTGGCGTGGCGAAATTCCATAATCGCAATCCATTAAGAGGCGTTTGTGGGACAGTTTTACGGGCCGTTTTGCAATTTGACTCGAAGCGGTTTTCGATTGTGTCGCCACGAACTGCCATCAAACAAATCACAACTTTTATAATAGGAGAGTGTGGGACCGTAGATTTGTCAATCTCTAATTTCGTCTCATCCTGGGATGGATGCAAAGGAAATCTTTGGCTGGAATCTGCGTAAAGCGAGAATTGCTAAGGGCCTTACACAAGAGGCTTTAGCGCTGGAAGCTGATGTTGATCGGGCCTATCTCGGGCGAATAGAGCGGGGAAAGGAGAACGTCACGATTAACGTCATCGAGATGCTCAGTAGAAAGCTCGACGCTCCGCTGGACAAGCTTTTTCAGGTTCCACCAAAAGATGAGCCAAAGCCGTTGCCCTTAAAAGCTGGGAGACGGCCAGGGAAGCGTGTCTGAAGCTTTATGGTGGTGGTCAAAGGAAGCGTGAGAAAGTCATCAAGGCGGAATTGGGTACTACTCGGCAAAATAGGACTTAAAGCTGTTTAGAAGGTCCCTGATATCAGGATGGATTTGCGACAATTCGAGTTCATCAACAACCCTCGAAGGCGTCAATGAAACTCCAAACTTGTCCTGAATGTCTTTTGCAATCAATGAAAATGCCGCTTTGCCTGGTACTTTCGCACGACGGAAGGTTTCCGTATTCCAAGCTTGAGAGAAGCGATCAGCCTCGTTCGCAGAGAGAGTTGTGACATCCTGTTTTGGATTTCTGCCAAGCTCATACTCGATATATTTCCCCACAATCCTACTGAAAACCGGATCTTTGAAACCACTGATCGTATCAGAGAAGATCTTGAGAATCTCATTCTCCCAGTCGGCTGCCAGGGTCTTTTTGGAATGCTTTTTGACTACCTTTATGATTGCTTCTGGAACGAGAAGAATATTTTCGATTTCCTTCACAGGCAGGACGTGGCAAAGGACGTCGCTATCTTTCATCATCGAGACGAAATCGGCTACGTCGGCATCGCACCGATAATCTCGGTCGAACAGCGAAGCAACTTTGACGTCGAATTCAAAAAATTGATTGAAAACCCAAGCAGACGTTGAGACTCTTGACCAGTTGGAAAACCCATCGGTCTTCATAAGGGTCACAGAGGCGTCCGAAAGATAGTCTTCACCGCTAACAAGCCGTCCCAATTTGGCAAGTAAACGATTATCATGGCCCTCGAAATAGAGTACCTTTTTGGTCCTTGCTAGGCGAGCAAATTGAGCGTTCTCCGAACTGCCGATTGCATCGTAGACTGCCGAAAAGTCACCTTCCGTTCGAATTCTTTTGGCGGAACGTGCGCCTGGACGAAGAATCAGAACATCTCCCGGATCTACTTTATTAATGATTTCAGTAGAATGCGTTGCGATGAAATATTGGCCAACTCGGCGTGAAACTACATCCAGAAGACGGTGCTGTAGGTCTGGATGAAGATATATATCCGGTTCATCTAAAACGAGGACGGACCCCTTATTCGCTTTCAGCAGATGCGTCATTGTTTGCATCCAAACTTGAAAACCGAAGCCGGCCCATTGCACTTCACGAACATGCGGCCCGTCTCTAAAATACATTCTAACGACCGGTTTCGTGTCGGTTTGTTGAGTTTCCGGGAATCGTAATTTTAAGCCGGGCCAGCCGAACTCCACCAATTCCGCAAACTCTTCGAATTC
It encodes the following:
- a CDS encoding ATP-dependent nuclease; protein product: MTEARAQTKASFLRKHFPLDIVVVPTLSPLEQNEELVNPETVERNRYSRLASRNFRNFWLNRTSKEFEEFAELVEFGWPGLKLRFPETQQTDTKPVVRMYFRDGPHVREVQWAGFGFQVWMQTMTHLLKANKGSVLVLDEPDIYLHPDLQHRLLDVVSRRVGQYFIATHSTEIINKVDPGDVLILRPGARSAKRIRTEGDFSAVYDAIGSSENAQFARLARTKKVLYFEGHDNRLLAKLGRLVSGEDYLSDASVTLMKTDGFSNWSRVSTSAWVFNQFFEFDVKVASLFDRDYRCDADVADFVSMMKDSDVLCHVLPVKEIENILLVPEAIIKVVKKHSKKTLAADWENEILKIFSDTISGFKDPVFSRIVGKYIEYELGRNPKQDVTTLSANEADRFSQAWNTETFRRAKVPGKAAFSLIAKDIQDKFGVSLTPSRVVDELELSQIHPDIRDLLNSFKSYFAE
- a CDS encoding helix-turn-helix domain-containing protein, encoding MDAKEIFGWNLRKARIAKGLTQEALALEADVDRAYLGRIERGKENVTINVIEMLSRKLDAPLDKLFQVPPKDEPKPLPLKAGRRPGKRV
- a CDS encoding superinfection immunity protein — its product is MPLSFGGIVVVAIAAYFLPFIVSCCRSLPNKFGIFFLNLIFGFTIIGWGALLFYCLLSNNSGRGNFV
- a CDS encoding IS3 family transposase (programmed frameshift): MKRNRFTDEQIIGILKEHEAGTPVSELCRKHGVSDASIYKWKARFGGMEVSEAKRLKTLEDENTKLKRLLADAMLDNAALKDLFGKEVVTPAAKRNAVAHLMDHHRMSERRACKAIGVCRMTVRYESSRIDDQGLRERMKALAHERRRFGYRRIHVLLRREGHLVNHKKLFRLYREEKLTVRKRGGRKRAIGTRAPMLIPVTANERWSLDFVSDQLTDGRRFRVLTVVDDCTRECLGLIADTSLSGLRVARELDRIIEGRGKPKMIVSDNGSEFTSNAILQWTDKTKIDWHYIAPGKPIQNAFIESFNGRLRDEFLNETLFSSLTHARSALSNWRSDYNDNRPHSGLGWRTPAEFAQTINPRRDAVLRSRNGSAPQPAATAPNTATQNHWSELKTG